A single Drosophila ananassae strain 14024-0371.13 chromosome 3L, ASM1763931v2, whole genome shotgun sequence DNA region contains:
- the LOC6502530 gene encoding ventrally expressed gene D protein: MIPQTENSDSIEETLLEECQFFEDCGESSCNRAETAMEVYHRILQRLSTHPQDYSAKTNESDLMKQIWIASFTGGPIQYRC, translated from the coding sequence ATGATTCCCCAAACTGAGAACTCAGACTCCATTGAGGAGACTCTGCTGGAAGAATGCCAGTTCTTCGAGGATTGCGGAGAAAGCTCATGTAATCGGGCGGAAACAGCCATGGAGGTCTATCACAGAATCCTGCAACGCCTAAGCACCCATCCACAAGATTACTCCGCAAAGACGAATGAAAGCGATTTGATGAAACAAATCTGGATTGCCAGTTTCACGGGAGGCCCCATACAATATCGTTGCTAG